Proteins encoded by one window of Ovis canadensis isolate MfBH-ARS-UI-01 breed Bighorn chromosome 14, ARS-UI_OviCan_v2, whole genome shotgun sequence:
- the LOC138419506 gene encoding cyclic nucleotide-gated channel beta-1-like yields MRNNYLKSQRFKMDMLCLLPLDLLYLKFGVNPLLRLPRCLKYMAFFEFNNRLESILSKAYVYRVIRTTAYLLYSLHLNSCLYYWASAYEGLGSTHWVYDGVGNSYIRCYYWAVKTLITIGGLPDPRTLFEIIFQGLNYFTGVFAFSVMIGQGVTLAPESAQPSETCPLRVAPET; encoded by the exons ATGCGCAACAATTACCTGAAATCTCAGCGCTTTAAG ATGGACATGCTCTGCCTCTTGCCGTTGGACTTACTCTACTTGAAATTCGGTGTGAATCCCCTCCTGCGCTTGCCCCGCTGTTTGAAG TATATGGCCTTCTTTGAGTTTAACAACCGCTTGGAATCCATCCTCAGCAAAGCCTATGTTTACAG GGTTATCCGGACCACAGCCTACCTGCTCTACAGCTTGCATCTGAACTCATGTCTGTATTACTGGGCGTCGGCCTACGAGGGCCTCGGCTCCACTCACTGGGTTTACGATGGCGTGGGAAACAG TTACATTCGCTGTTACTACTGGGCTGTGAAGACCCTCATCACCATCGGCGGCCTGCCCGACCCCAGGACGCTCTTTGAAATTATCTTCCAAGGTCTAAACTATTTCACAGGTGTCTTCGCTTTCTCCGTGATGATTGGACAG GGGGTCACGTTGGCACCAGAATCAGCCCAGCCCAGCGAGACCTGCCCTCTTCGTGTGGCCCCAGAGACCTAA